The following nucleotide sequence is from Podospora bellae-mahoneyi strain CBS 112042 chromosome 1 map unlocalized CBS112042p_1, whole genome shotgun sequence.
CACCTGAGCCCCTTTCTCACCGATGCCCGACGGGGGAGATGGTCCTGGTGGTCTTCATTCCAGTGACTTGAGGTAGGAgccaggtaggtaggtatcatCAAATGATAACCTCGCTTGCATATTCTGACCGACCCGAGATTCAGCGGCATGGCTCGATCGGCACAGTTGGTGAGCTGATTCTGGGTGCCGCACCACATACATATCAATATGTGTAGGGAATGCCATTGGTGTCGGATGAAAATAGGATTCACCGTCCAATGCCTCTACAACGTCTCCCTGCTGCCGGGCGCAGCTGGGGGTGTTTGATGCAGAACGAGCTGACGAATAAGACGATGGCCTTTCATGAGTCACGAGATTTCAAAGCAGCGCACAGGCACAAGGCAAGAAAGAAGGCGGCCAAAATGGAACCGTTCCGGAAGGGCTTCACCGCTGCTGTAATCCCAGAGGACCCTGGTCAGTCCTTCACATCGACTGCCCCTTTGGACCAtattcatcatcacctcgaCAGTGGATTGGCTGCCGCCGTTGAAATAAATCGAAGCCATTGGCTGGACCAAAgtgcaagaagaagcactCCTGTTGCCAGACCGGACAACTGTGTGGGACCTGACAGATGCGTCGGGCTATGAGAGCACTCACCAGACCAGGGCATCATTGTAAGATTCAACTactccttccctttccctcagGTAGTGCACCTTTCTTCCTCCCTTCTTGTCAGATGGTTCAGCCATAAGAACCCACAAGAATCGGAACTCAAACGTACCATTAAAAACCCCTCAGTCTTCTCTATTCCCAAATTCTCTCCCCTCTTCACTCTTTTCCAACCACAAACAAATCAATCACCACTTCAACTGTATCATATCACTCTTCAGAGTATACTACAGGcatccttcaccacctctctggcagcagcatcacggCATATCAAATCATACCTCTCAAAATGCCGTCCTCCAATTTCAGcagctcctcttcatccaccgCTGCCGGCGAGAAATCTCGGATTCCTCCCGACTACGAGTGGAAGTACCACAGCGGTCATGAGTCCAGTCGCCTCTGTTCCTGCAAGACTTGGTGTGTCGCTCAGTCCCCTTCCGTCATGGATCTCCTTTTCAATGTCGAGAGGACAGTCGCTAATATCTTTGATTTTGACACGATAGCTCctgtggtgctgctgtcccCTACGCCGGCGACCTCTGTGACGACTGCTCCAAGCCACACTAGGACAGACGTGTTCTTTGGTTGATTTTGGGAGGGCCGTCTTGGTGTCGGATAGGTAGACTCTGTGGGAGGCCTGTTTTGTTCTGAGATGGGTGTTGTTCTTTCTGTGGACTCTGCGTCTGGATTCAAGCAGCTGGTGCCTCTGATAGGACCGGAGAAGGAGTTGCTTTAACATGTTTTGGTTCGTCACTTTCAGTCCATCATCTCTTCCAGAGGTTGGCCTAGTGTGAGCTGGTGTGACTGACACTCCTTGACACAGCACCATTCGTCCAAGCAATGTACCTTTCCTCGGTTTCTTTCTCTCTGCTTTCCCCACGCCGGTACTTCATTCCCGACACGCCTCCCGGCCCTGGGACCACGAGGCCGGATCCTATTCTTATATCTCCACAACGAGCAGACGGTAACCCGTTATCGCGACCACTACTCCTATACCAGTCCGGTCCTGTCCTCCCCGGATTTCCAGAGACTTGACATCGGCACCCAAACAACCTGTACTGGGTCTTTgccagctccttctcctttcgAGCCCCTTCTGCCTTGCGACACTTTGGGCGGTCATCCTCCGCTCCTCTCCAGAacagcacctccaccgctCCTCTCCGGaacatcacctccaccaccttgacaaCCATGTCCCAGCCAAATTGTCATGGGGTGCCACAACGAACTCGTTGCAGTCAACTTCCAGTGCCTGGTTTCGTCGGCAGAGGACGGGATGCGTGTCGCGGGTACCCTCTGGCCTAGGATCTCGTCGGTGCTATCCTTGGAACGAGTATCCCAAACCAGCCAGATTGCCCTCATGAAATCACTTTTCTGAAGAAAGGAGTATTATGGGTTGGCAACGAAGATGTGGGTAAAATTGATGATATCGGTGATGTATGGAAGAGGGacagaaaggaaaaggctgTGGCCCAGGTTGCACCCATCGAATCATTTTTCTGTATCAATACACATTGTACCATTATATATTGATCCAGTCCGTCTAGACGTGCCTACTTTGTTGTGAGCGTTTACCAATCCCCACTTCCCCCACGAATAATCAATTCCATTATACGCCAATGCGTCTGCActtccctctcccttgtCCTTGACCACGTGCGTGAGAGCAGCATCCATGAGCCTCTGCCTCACCTCCTCGGGCGTATGAGCCCCATAGACCATCATGAAATACGCCGCCAACCTAGCAACATGCGGAGCAGCCAATGCTCGTCCCGCTCATCACCGCACTGGCATGATTATCTCCAAACCCAGCCGACATGACGTCCACCCCGGGAGCAAAGATATCAAACCCCTTCCCATAACTGGAAAACCCAGCTCTGGTACCATTCTGGTCCGTGGCCGCAACAGTAATCCCCATCAGGACACAAAGCAGGCGAGATTGCCCCCAGTTTTGGGCTGGTTGGACGTGGGTTTTGAGGTTGAAAATGGGGGGCTTTGGGGGATGGCtcattggtgttgctgcctCTTTTGGAGTTGGTCGGCGCGAGGAGATTGACGATGGTATTGGATTGGGTGGTGACTAGGGCGTTGGGTTCAACACGCTTgatctgttgttgttgttgttgttgttgttgttgttgttgttgtcagtAGAGCTGTTAATGGTTGGAAATGAGCAAGCTGTCTCACAAAGTCCAGCTGCTTGAGCTGCTCAACGTGCTCAGGGTCAAGGTGTCCATGGAAGGCTCGAAACCCGGACCCGATGTTGAAGTGCCGGATGACACCGGCGTATTGATTGGCGGCTGTTGAGAATTTTTGCGCCGTGGCGTGCATACCCACGGTATAAGCAAAAAACTGCTCATGAGAGAGATCAGGGCCGCCGTGGAATTGGACCAAGTACTCATTCGCGAGCGACTTTTGGGTAttggggttggaaggggagTGAGGAGAATGAAATGTCGTCTGGATGGCGTTGACGAAGACATCCGTCAGTAGGATGAGGCTTGAAGTGAGTGACTTCAATGTTAGAGTCATGTTGCCGAGACGTAAACAAATTCGCAGTCGAAGACGAACAAAACAAATctcgatgttgatgagaaaTGGGTAGTGATATGTCCCAGAACAGATGCCTAAATACAATGAAGTCGAAGGCAACCGTGGTCGTTACGTGGAAGGGTTTGCGTGAGCACGCAGATGATGTTGCCTTTAAGAGCTGGACAGGTATCCCAGCAAACGGAGGTTTGTATTCATCCCACTGGGAACAGTAGCCACGCACTTGTCATGAAACATTATCTCAAGATCTTGAAACAATTGTCATTCTTCATAAGGCATCAATCCAAGGTATCTAGACAACAATAAGCACGTAACCCCATTCTAAACTCCAGCTCCTCAGTCAGGCGTCTACATCCTGAGGCCACCAATCGGTCAGTGACCATCCGTCATTGTCCAAACCCATTAATCACCGGAATTACTAAAAAATAGCTCCTCGAATGACCCATGTTGATTAACTCCTTACAGgctttctccttctcgagGCCTCAAACTCCACAGCATCGTTACCGAAGGGATTGTTCGGGGAATAACCTCCGCCGTTAGTGTAGTACTGCTCGGGAGCGCCCCGCGGGGTGCGAGTAGTCGAGGTCGGAGAATACGCGCGACCCTCTTCATCCCTCACTTTTCCCGGCcggggtggcggaggaggcgctgCCTGAGGTGGCCGTGTCGTGTATCCAGTGTCTGGAACATGATCAGTCTCCACAGTCACTTCCGGTCTGATGGGCCCGTAAGCGGTGCTCGGGGCATGagtggatggtggtgcaggagcctgggaggggggctgAGAGTATCTAGTGTTGTCATCGTACCCTCTGCTTGGTTGCGGCTGTGGCGTGAACTCCCCATTGGAGGGCTGTCGCGAGCGTCTTGACCGTTTGCTGGTGCTTCGACGTACTGGCTTGGgagcctcatcatcagacGTCGACTCGCCATCTTCGGGTGCATCCTCGGCGTATGCCCTGAGCTCCTTGCGCATGGCAAGACTGGCACAGATATCCTTGGCCTCTTCGATGGCCTTCTTCTGGACCTTCAATGTCTGTCTCCGATCCCTTGTCTCCTTGTTCTCGGCAGCGATAGCCTCGACAATCTCGTTGCTCAAGCCCAATACTTCGACCGAGTTGAAGATGCCGTACATGCCCTGGAGCAGATGTCTCTCGACAACCTGGACAATGGTATTGCGGATGAAGGTCTTGGCAGCGAGCTCATAGTAGATGAGCATCTTCTCGAGCACTTCTTCGGCTTCCGTGTACCGGGCACCATTTTGTGAGCTGGCGATGTGCCAGGCTCGCAAGCGCTCCTCGTATTCAGGGTCGTAGGGTTGGACCTCGAGGTTCTGGTCTTGCATGAGGAGATCCAGTTCGTGCTGGGCTTTGGCCATCAGAGCCTTCATTTGGGGGTCGAGGAAATGACGCCGGAGCGGCTCGCGCATGCGCTTCGGCCAAGCATAGTCGATAAGCTCGCCGAGAAACTCGTTGCAAACAACGCCGAGGTTGTCCTTGTGCTCTTGGGCCAGCTTGGGCCAGTTCTCCGAGTAACTCTGGAAGAGCATGTAAACAGCTCGGGGTTTGGCGTCCATTGGGAATTCAGTACCGCGGATCTGTCGGAGCAACATTTCAACCTCGCTAGTCACAAACTCTCGCTTAGCATGGTTAATCGGAGCAGGATCGTCGAGGTCTCCTGATGCGGGGGGCATGGCGAAGTTGAGCTTGCGCCCCTGGGCCCTGATTCTTTGCGAAAAGCGGTCATTTTCTTCGCTAGCACGGGCGCGGAGGTTCTGCGCTGGCGTGCCTCTCGGGTCGGCAGTAACTCTGAAGAAGGTCTTCTTCGGAGGGTTCTTGTAGAAGCCGTATACAGCTGGAATGACAAGTTCCTTGGATGCCGAGAAGAGTTCAACGAGCTCAATCCGCATCTCCTCCGGGGTGTCCTTGCCGATGCCTAGGGATTCGAGTTCGGCGTTGGTGTCGTCAAGTGCCTTTTGGATCTGCTTGCGCAAGATATGGACGTGCTTTCCGATGtgaagctggagctggacgCTGAGCTTCTGCATCAATGCCCTTGTGCCACAGATGTTACGTGGGACTTGGGCCCATTTTCCGCTGTTAAAGAAGGAATCCTCTACCCGACGTCTCTCCTCCGGGGTGGGCCATGGCTGGCCGGCCTCTCGGGGTCCGGGGTTTAGGAGAACATACCAGCCCAAGCGGAAATCGTTTCTCTTGTCCTTATTCATGACGAGGTCGATGAACTTGTCTTCGAGGCCAATCGACTCGGTAAGGTCGGGCTTGGTCAACACACCAATGGTTCTTGACCCATTGGGATCGAAATGCCGTGCCTTGGTGAGAATAGGGGCTTGAACGTAATCCGAATTTCCGCCGACGACTGCCAGAATGATGGTGCGAGAGCTCTTCATGTAGCGATCAGAAAGGGCCTCGATAGTTCGGATATCTTCGAGCGACTGGTCGTTGTTGGCGTTGCGAACGAGGCCAGGCAAGTCGACGAGGGTCAGAAGGGGCATATCAGGACCCCTTTTCTCCACTACAAGGATATCTCGAGCAGCAAACCGGCCGGGGATGTTCTTTGGCGCAATCATGTCGACAGCCGACCGCATGAGCTGCTCAAACGGCATGTTGGTGTTAACCATTCCGCCAAACtgcctcaacctctcctgcTCGGGGAATGGTCTGTTCTTGTCGGGAATGACAGACACTGTGATGCTGGCTTGTGGTGCCCTCCTCAGCCTGATTTCGGTTGCAAATCTGGTGCAGGCGCCGGCATCTCGCGGAAAAGGGGTGCCGGTGATGGCCTCGAGGACGGAGCTCTTGCCGGCGCTCTGgtcgccgacgacgacgatctGCGGGAGCTTGACATTGTCAAGTTGGGCAAACTGAAGCTTGTCAATAAGATCGAGGAGAGCGCGTTGGTCTCCGGCCAGCTCCTGGGCGTCCAGGGCGACCTCTAGCCTGGTGACCATGTCGAGCAAGAAGTATATAGGATGCTGGTAGGTGTGCTATACAGCTGGATATAATGATGGATTATGTCGGTAAATATAGGGAAAGTTTGGTGATAGATGCGCAAACAGCTATGGCTCAGCTGTGAGGCTTGATAGGGGGAAATGGCAGACGGGACAGGAACAGCAAGAGGAGAACACCAGAGATGTATTAAATACCTACGACGCCCTACCTTTGCCCGATGACAATGGCACAAGTTGGGCGGTGCCTGGATTTCCAGTGGAGTGGTTGCGCAAGGCCCGTTGGGGACGGTGACGACTGCAGGCGATGCAACGCGTCACTCGTCACTGGTCCCGGGCAAAGAGTTGGGCTGCGCAGCCTCTCCGGGTGGCGAGCTTGGGCCTGCCAAGACTGCCATTGGCTCTTGAGGCCTCTTGAAGCAGGCAACTGGTTCGAAGTAAGCTCTCTGATGCTGTGGGAGCGCCGATGCCCCTGTGGAAGCTGACGAGCTGATGAGCCATGTGTTTCTCGTTGTGTTGTAGCGTAGTCCTGCTAttggggaaaggggtggcaTGTGACGTGGGACAGAAGAAGACAAcagaccctaaccctctcaCAAAAAAGCTACCTTGGGTGTTTACTCAGCTGTAAGACTGCttcaccacaacaacaaggcaCAGCAGAGACCCCTGAATCAGATCAACAATCGTCTTTAATATCGACGTCGGCTGCGGACAGTTTCGCTTCCTTCCATCTTCTCATAAGGCATCCAGTACTCTATTCGCAGTCGACTCCATAGCGACTCCAAGCTCCGTCAGCATGGCATCCCAGGAGGCCACCAGCCAAGCAACCCCGCAAAAAATCGTTGTTGCCTCGCTGAATCCCGTCAAAACCGGTGCCGTTCTCGAGGGCTTTACGCGCATGTTTCCCGGCGGAGCATACCAAGTGTCTGGAGTTAGTGTCCCCTCAGACGTGCCAGACCAGCCACTTTCAGACCAAGAGACCCTCCAAGGTGCCCTCAACCGCATAAAAAACGCTCGCTCGCTTGAACCCGATGCCGACTTCTGGGTGGGTGTGGAAGGAGGCGTTAACCCCGAGGGCGAGACGTTCCAGTCTTTTGCTTGGATTGCCGTGGAGAGCAAGGAGGGCCGTACCGGCAAGGCGCGCACCGCAACCTACTATGTTGCTCAAGAAACGGCCAATCTGATCGGTGGAGGGATGGAGTTGGGCCACGCAGATGATCTGATTTTTGGGAAGACAAACTCCAAACAGCACAGCGGTTCGGTGGGCATCTTGACGGACGATGTGGTCACCAGAACGTCGTATTATATTCAGGCTGTCATCTTGGCCTTGATACCGTTCAAGAACACCCAGTTGACATTTTCATCGAACAAGAGTGGTTAGAGGTCGGACGGCAGCGCAGCTAGGCGCGTAGAGCTGGATCTCGCTCTTCTGCATCTTGAGCCAGGTGATACGGAGTGGTAGAAACTAACATACGCATTGCAAGAAACATGTTACCCTCTCGGCCCCCAAAATGACCTTACAATCGTTGAGCAGAAATATTGTCCAATATCAGTGTTTGCAAGTCCCCAAATGAAGCCTTGTTCAGCAGCAGGCAGGCGATGCATGTGTAAGGACGGCGCATCTTGCCGGTGGGCCCCATTTGCACGTCACCATGCAGACCGGCCCCACAGTGTCCTGTCGC
It contains:
- a CDS encoding uncharacterized protein (EggNog:ENOG503PR59), with protein sequence MPSSNFSSSSSSTAAGEKSRIPPDYEWKYHSGHESSRLCSCKTCSCGAAVPYAGDLCDDCSKPH
- a CDS encoding uncharacterized protein (COG:U; EggNog:ENOG503PA0B), with the protein product MVTRLEVALDAQELAGDQRALLDLIDKLQFAQLDNVKLPQIVVVGDQSAGKSSVLEAITGTPFPRDAGACTRFATEIRLRRAPQASITVSVIPDKNRPFPEQERLRQFGGMVNTNMPFEQLMRSAVDMIAPKNIPGRFAARDILVVEKRGPDMPLLTLVDLPGLVRNANNDQSLEDIRTIEALSDRYMKSSRTIILAVVGGNSDYVQAPILTKARHFDPNGSRTIGVLTKPDLTESIGLEDKFIDLVMNKDKRNDFRLGWYVLLNPGPREAGQPWPTPEERRRVEDSFFNSGKWAQVPRNICGTRALMQKLSVQLQLHIGKHVHILRKQIQKALDDTNAELESLGIGKDTPEEMRIELVELFSASKELVIPAVYGFYKNPPKKTFFRVTADPRGTPAQNLRARASEENDRFSQRIRAQGRKLNFAMPPASGDLDDPAPINHAKREFVTSEVEMLLRQIRGTEFPMDAKPRAVYMLFQSYSENWPKLAQEHKDNLGVVCNEFLGELIDYAWPKRMREPLRRHFLDPQMKALMAKAQHELDLLMQDQNLEVQPYDPEYEERLRAWHIASSQNGARYTEAEEVLEKMLIYYELAAKTFIRNTIVQVVERHLLQGMYGIFNSVEVLGLSNEIVEAIAAENKETRDRRQTLKVQKKAIEEAKDICASLAMRKELRAYAEDAPEDGESTSDDEAPKPVRRSTSKRSRRSRQPSNGEFTPQPQPSRGYDDNTRYSQPPSQAPAPPSTHAPSTAYGPIRPEVTVETDHVPDTGYTTRPPQAAPPPPPRPGKVRDEEGRAYSPTSTTRTPRGAPEQYYTNGGGYSPNNPFGNDAVEFEASRRRKPVRS
- a CDS encoding uncharacterized protein (EggNog:ENOG503PFNG; COG:F); its protein translation is MASQEATSQATPQKIVVASLNPVKTGAVLEGFTRMFPGGAYQVSGVSVPSDVPDQPLSDQETLQGALNRIKNARSLEPDADFWVGVEGGVNPEGETFQSFAWIAVESKEGRTGKARTATYYVAQETANLIGGGMELGHADDLIFGKTNSKQHSGSVGILTDDVVTRTSYYIQAVILALIPFKNTQLTFSSNKSG